In a single window of the Caproicibacterium sp. BJN0003 genome:
- a CDS encoding DUF6751 family protein yields MQMANETVTYYHLDDDGNAVSRTVISGASWYAHTVATVSNKSVSLGKVIQCRIPVENTRCFSPHEDDMLVLGDCDAPIGTNDADLRGTYNAVTISAVHDNRRGQGAHWKLEAV; encoded by the coding sequence ATGCAGATGGCAAATGAAACGGTCACTTATTATCACTTGGATGATGACGGAAACGCCGTATCCCGCACTGTAATTTCCGGCGCGTCTTGGTACGCTCATACGGTAGCAACGGTTTCAAACAAAAGCGTTTCCCTGGGGAAAGTGATTCAATGCCGAATTCCAGTAGAAAACACCCGCTGCTTTTCACCACACGAAGACGATATGCTGGTTCTCGGTGATTGTGACGCCCCTATCGGAACAAATGACGCCGATCTGAGGGGCACTTATAATGCTGTGACAATTTCGGCCGTACATGATAATCGGCGCGGACAGGGCGCACACTGGAAGCTGGAGGCGGTCTAA
- a CDS encoding terminase small subunit, which produces MKSVGRPRKYKNATEMQEAIDQYFKECQGAPLIDLKTGNPVLNKFGYPIILNRKPPTVTGLALALGFNSRQALLNYQARSKAFNDTLTRAKSRCEEYAEARLYDKDGSNGAKFSLANNFKGWSEHPEAQQSTVAVEDDPITKSLKEEFEKK; this is translated from the coding sequence ATGAAATCTGTTGGACGTCCTAGAAAATATAAAAATGCCACAGAAATGCAGGAAGCGATTGATCAGTATTTTAAGGAATGCCAAGGTGCACCTCTAATTGACTTAAAAACAGGAAATCCCGTTCTTAATAAATTCGGCTATCCTATCATTTTAAACAGAAAGCCCCCCACTGTAACAGGCTTAGCGCTTGCTTTAGGATTCAATTCCAGGCAGGCGCTTCTTAATTACCAAGCAAGGAGTAAAGCATTTAATGACACGCTTACGCGCGCAAAGTCCAGATGCGAAGAATACGCGGAAGCAAGGCTCTACGATAAAGACGGAAGCAATGGTGCAAAGTTCAGCCTTGCAAACAATTTTAAGGGCTGGTCTGAACATCCAGAAGCACAGCAGTCTACCGTTGCCGTCGAAGATGATCCAATTACAAAATCACTGAAGGAGGAGTTCGAGAAAAAATGA
- a CDS encoding phage minor capsid protein codes for MLPPEYLEHVTDDIVDLYSQLDQIIIRDIVRRIMKAGRITDTAAWQIDRVQDSGLLYNEVIAEVSKFSGASESQVRALFEDFGVEAINYDRTIYIAAGLSPPPLAMSPTAQQVLNAGLRKTSGYLQNLTQTTASGAQQAYIHAATIAEMQVDSGAFDYTTAIRNAVRSAIEGGNWITYPTGHHDRLDVATRRAVMTGVNQTSAQVSLAYADDMGCDLVETTAHIGARPEHAVWQGKVFSRSGNNRKYPDFVENTRYGYGDGLCGWNCRHNFYPYFEGISESAYPKQKLDEYKNKTVEYQGEKMSYYDATQRQRAMERAVRDSKRQAAGYDEAVKSAKDEATAKAMKQEFNSAAVKLKQQESILKDFTQKTGLERQRNLEQVFGFGRSTAQKAVYVNKKEFQKYASFLGSPTLSKTVEDFQKLRYNEPEKWKVIKNQFKEKVINSDFSELTDFVESLDNVTVRKWYIAHDKKIPEIVDKSLSLEGQARQACELRNRYRTQARDLMRDQKTRKALDIEHSNKSFEETVQDKMKRKGISRDEALADIVKTSAKPNKTVNKQLGLEE; via the coding sequence ATGCTGCCACCTGAATATCTTGAACACGTCACGGATGATATTGTTGATTTGTACAGTCAGCTTGATCAGATCATCATCCGTGATATTGTGCGGCGCATCATGAAAGCCGGACGCATTACAGACACAGCGGCATGGCAGATTGATAGAGTACAGGACTCCGGCCTTCTTTACAATGAGGTAATCGCCGAAGTTTCAAAATTCAGCGGAGCTTCAGAATCACAAGTCCGCGCGTTATTCGAAGACTTTGGAGTGGAAGCGATCAACTACGATCGTACCATTTACATAGCAGCCGGCCTTTCTCCTCCTCCGCTTGCCATGTCACCCACAGCACAGCAGGTATTGAATGCTGGTCTTCGCAAGACAAGCGGATATCTGCAGAACCTAACTCAGACGACCGCCAGCGGCGCACAGCAAGCTTATATCCATGCCGCAACAATTGCAGAAATGCAGGTTGACAGCGGCGCTTTTGATTACACGACAGCGATCCGCAACGCAGTACGTTCTGCTATTGAAGGCGGGAACTGGATCACGTATCCTACCGGCCATCACGACCGTTTGGACGTTGCAACCCGCCGCGCTGTGATGACCGGCGTCAATCAAACATCGGCACAGGTAAGTCTTGCTTATGCCGATGACATGGGATGCGATCTCGTGGAAACGACGGCGCATATTGGTGCACGCCCGGAACATGCTGTCTGGCAGGGTAAAGTATTCAGCCGATCGGGAAACAATCGGAAATACCCTGACTTTGTGGAAAACACACGGTATGGATATGGAGACGGCCTTTGTGGATGGAACTGCCGGCACAACTTTTACCCATATTTTGAAGGAATATCCGAAAGTGCTTATCCAAAGCAAAAGCTGGATGAATACAAGAACAAGACCGTCGAATATCAGGGCGAAAAAATGAGCTATTACGATGCTACCCAACGGCAGCGGGCAATGGAACGCGCCGTTCGTGACAGCAAGCGGCAGGCAGCCGGATATGATGAGGCAGTAAAGTCCGCAAAAGATGAAGCCACTGCAAAAGCCATGAAGCAGGAGTTTAACTCTGCAGCGGTAAAACTCAAACAGCAGGAATCAATCTTGAAAGATTTTACGCAGAAGACAGGACTCGAACGCCAGCGAAACCTGGAACAGGTATTTGGATTCGGACGGAGTACGGCACAAAAAGCTGTATATGTCAATAAAAAAGAATTCCAAAAATACGCATCTTTTTTAGGTTCACCAACTCTCTCTAAAACCGTTGAAGATTTTCAAAAATTGAGATATAATGAACCTGAAAAATGGAAAGTTATTAAAAACCAGTTCAAAGAAAAAGTTATAAATAGTGACTTTAGTGAATTAACTGATTTTGTTGAATCCCTTGACAATGTCACTGTTCGCAAGTGGTATATTGCTCATGATAAAAAAATACCTGAAATCGTCGATAAAAGTCTTTCACTCGAGGGGCAAGCAAGGCAAGCCTGCGAATTGCGAAATAGATATAGAACTCAGGCAAGAGATTTAATGCGGGATCAAAAGACGAGAAAAGCATTGGATATTGAACATTCAAATAAAAGCTTTGAAGAGACAGTCCAAGATAAAATGAAGAGAAAAGGAATTAGCAGAGATGAAGCCTTAGCGGATATTGTTAAGACATCAGCTAAACCTAACAAAACAGTTAATAAGCAGCTAGGATTGGAGGAATAG
- a CDS encoding minor capsid protein: MGTSVKIQLDSVETILARRYLNNNGPAQKFMASEIKRLCDPYVPLLHGPLKNTAQVQQDGVLYVQPYARKQYYENNRDNGQRGKYWDKRMIADHGRELLNSLAHYVGGQPK; this comes from the coding sequence ATGGGAACATCCGTTAAAATTCAACTCGATTCAGTTGAGACGATTCTTGCGAGACGTTATTTAAATAATAACGGTCCGGCGCAAAAATTCATGGCTTCTGAAATCAAACGTCTCTGCGATCCATATGTTCCACTTTTACATGGTCCTTTAAAGAACACCGCACAGGTTCAGCAAGACGGTGTCTTATATGTGCAGCCGTACGCCAGGAAGCAATACTACGAAAATAATCGTGATAATGGACAGCGCGGGAAATATTGGGATAAGCGTATGATTGCCGATCACGGCCGGGAACTTCTCAACAGTCTAGCGCATTATGTAGGAGGTCAGCCAAAATGA
- a CDS encoding phage major capsid protein: MITREQASALIQEQLTQTIFQDVPKQSSVLPLMRKMPNMTSKQTKIPVLDMLPMAYWVNGDNGFKQTSMQAWDNVYMTAAELAVIVPIPEAVLDDSSYDIMGEVTPRVNEAMGLRIDQAIAFGINRPDEWQTDIITRARNAGNNVSGGITYDSLLGTGGLISKVEDTGHMVNGIIASVKTRSALRGIKDTTGHPLFMSDMKAATPYTLDGTPISFPVNGSFDNSVALMVAGDWSQAVYAMRQDITVKILDQGVIQDPATKEIVYNLAQQDMIALRVVMRLGWALPNYATRLDSDRLAVPFAYIEPSTAFTDQKVTLTVKDNAETPAAVSGATVDVDGARAKTDDSGKAVYNLRAGTYPVTVKKSGYRTVSDTITVAGTAVTKDITLPANA; the protein is encoded by the coding sequence ATGATTACAAGAGAACAGGCTTCTGCATTAATTCAGGAGCAGCTTACACAGACCATTTTTCAGGACGTTCCAAAACAGTCCTCGGTACTGCCGCTTATGCGCAAAATGCCGAACATGACCAGCAAACAGACTAAAATTCCAGTTCTCGATATGCTGCCTATGGCATATTGGGTTAATGGAGACAACGGTTTTAAGCAGACCAGCATGCAGGCATGGGACAATGTTTACATGACTGCCGCAGAACTGGCCGTCATTGTTCCTATCCCGGAAGCAGTCCTCGACGATTCCAGTTACGACATCATGGGCGAAGTTACCCCACGTGTCAATGAAGCTATGGGACTGCGGATTGATCAGGCAATCGCTTTCGGCATCAACCGCCCGGACGAATGGCAGACCGATATTATCACCCGCGCACGCAATGCCGGGAATAACGTTTCCGGCGGTATTACATACGACTCTTTACTCGGAACCGGCGGTCTGATTTCCAAAGTTGAAGATACCGGACATATGGTCAATGGAATTATCGCTTCCGTTAAGACTCGTTCTGCTCTGCGCGGAATCAAAGATACAACTGGACATCCGTTGTTTATGAGCGACATGAAAGCGGCAACTCCTTACACGCTGGACGGCACACCAATTTCTTTCCCTGTAAACGGGAGTTTTGATAATTCCGTTGCACTCATGGTCGCCGGCGACTGGTCTCAGGCCGTTTACGCAATGCGGCAAGACATCACTGTTAAAATTCTCGATCAGGGCGTTATCCAGGATCCTGCCACAAAAGAAATTGTCTATAACCTTGCGCAGCAGGACATGATTGCCCTGCGTGTGGTGATGCGTCTCGGCTGGGCTTTGCCAAATTATGCAACCCGTTTGGACAGCGATCGTCTCGCCGTACCGTTCGCTTATATAGAGCCGTCTACTGCTTTTACTGATCAAAAGGTAACTTTAACGGTTAAGGACAACGCAGAAACGCCTGCAGCAGTTTCCGGTGCAACAGTAGATGTTGACGGTGCACGTGCAAAGACGGATGACAGCGGTAAAGCTGTGTACAACCTGCGCGCCGGCACTTATCCTGTAACGGTCAAGAAGTCCGGATACCGCACTGTAAGTGATACCATCACAGTCGCGGGTACGGCTGTTACAAAAGATATTACTCTACCTGCAAACGCCTAA
- a CDS encoding phage scaffolding protein — protein MKTEELTSIGLTDEQASQVMVLHGKDITKLQNSVGTLTTERDNYKTQLDTANGKLTGYDPEWKTKSDTAAENAQKQVDALKFDYALSDALKSAKAKDVTGVKAHLKTDALKLDGDTILGLKEQLDNVKNDYGFLFESDEKPPQFSARTPGPNTGTLTDHEKANAALREALGGGKE, from the coding sequence ATGAAAACAGAAGAACTCACATCTATTGGTTTAACTGACGAACAGGCCTCTCAAGTAATGGTTCTGCATGGAAAAGATATCACGAAACTGCAGAATTCCGTCGGCACACTCACAACTGAGCGTGATAACTACAAAACGCAGCTGGATACTGCCAACGGAAAATTGACCGGTTATGATCCGGAGTGGAAAACAAAGTCCGACACGGCCGCAGAAAACGCTCAAAAACAGGTCGATGCTCTAAAATTCGACTACGCTTTGAGCGATGCGCTAAAATCGGCAAAAGCCAAGGACGTAACCGGAGTAAAAGCACACCTTAAGACAGATGCGCTGAAACTTGACGGTGACACGATTCTCGGACTCAAAGAACAGCTTGATAATGTCAAAAATGATTATGGATTTCTTTTTGAGTCTGACGAAAAACCACCACAATTTTCAGCACGCACTCCCGGTCCCAATACTGGGACACTCACAGATCATGAAAAAGCAAATGCCGCCCTGCGAGAAGCTCTGGGCGGCGGAAAGGAATAA
- a CDS encoding capsid protein — protein sequence MLNQIFDQNTEQDVMMSEKMSAAIDLWARMYEDGGPWCNEKTGLHSCKLPVIISSEFARLVTLEMEVDITGSPRADFLQEQIKNFLIDIRAYIEFGCALGGIVFKPYVSNNQIVIDSVQGDDFFPTSFDTSGKMTGCVFVEQIKRKNNIFTRAEHHEYSNGTYTIQNRAFQSHSSESIGTPIALSDVPEWAQLTPDMQIKEVDRPLFAYFRVPQANRQDRHSPLGTSVFADAVDTIHNFDEQYGRYLWEFKGGELAIDAADDLLQTQLDGTIKMPERDKRLYRGHSVRAQDQSFYEIFAPQLRDESLARGMNTMLKQIEMQCGLAYGTLSDPQDVAKTATEIQASKQRSFSTVRDIQKSLQSALDDLIYSMDKLATLYQLAPQGSYQTAYDWDDSIVNDPQQRKQMYWQYVTAGKFPFWRYLVEFEHYTEKDAKEIANEAASSLSNPFDFKQQSGDNNAAT from the coding sequence ATGCTCAATCAGATATTTGATCAAAATACCGAGCAAGACGTGATGATGTCTGAAAAGATGAGTGCAGCCATTGATCTTTGGGCGCGAATGTATGAAGATGGTGGTCCCTGGTGCAACGAAAAGACAGGACTGCACAGCTGCAAATTGCCCGTCATTATCTCTTCTGAATTTGCCAGGCTGGTTACGTTGGAGATGGAAGTTGATATAACCGGATCTCCGCGTGCGGACTTTCTGCAGGAACAGATTAAAAACTTTCTAATTGATATCCGCGCTTATATAGAATTTGGATGCGCCCTGGGCGGCATTGTATTTAAACCATATGTGAGTAATAACCAGATTGTAATTGATTCAGTGCAGGGGGACGACTTCTTTCCTACCTCATTTGACACTTCTGGGAAAATGACCGGCTGTGTATTTGTTGAGCAAATCAAGCGTAAAAACAATATCTTTACCCGTGCAGAGCATCATGAATACTCAAACGGAACCTATACCATTCAAAACCGAGCGTTCCAAAGTCATTCTTCCGAATCCATCGGAACTCCTATTGCCCTGTCCGACGTGCCGGAATGGGCGCAGCTTACACCGGATATGCAAATTAAAGAGGTTGATCGTCCTCTGTTTGCTTATTTCCGAGTACCGCAGGCAAACCGTCAGGACCGGCATTCACCACTTGGGACTTCAGTCTTTGCGGATGCCGTCGATACCATACACAACTTTGATGAGCAGTATGGAAGATATCTCTGGGAGTTTAAAGGCGGCGAACTGGCTATTGATGCGGCAGATGATTTACTGCAGACCCAATTAGACGGCACCATTAAAATGCCGGAACGCGATAAGCGTCTTTACCGTGGACACAGCGTTCGTGCACAGGATCAGTCATTCTATGAAATCTTTGCACCTCAACTGCGAGACGAAAGTCTTGCACGCGGCATGAATACTATGCTGAAACAGATTGAAATGCAGTGCGGGCTTGCTTATGGAACTCTATCCGATCCGCAGGACGTTGCTAAAACTGCAACAGAAATTCAGGCATCAAAGCAGCGCAGCTTCTCCACTGTACGGGATATTCAGAAGTCCCTGCAAAGCGCTCTGGACGATCTTATTTATTCCATGGATAAACTTGCGACGCTGTATCAATTAGCGCCGCAGGGAAGTTACCAAACTGCCTATGATTGGGATGACAGTATCGTCAACGATCCACAGCAGCGCAAGCAAATGTACTGGCAGTATGTTACTGCTGGGAAATTCCCGTTCTGGCGCTATTTGGTTGAGTTTGAACACTATACCGAAAAGGATGCCAAAGAGATTGCGAATGAAGCTGCCAGCAGTCTAAGTAATCCGTTTGATTTTAAACAACAGTCTGGTGATAACAATGCTGCCACCTGA
- a CDS encoding PBSX family phage terminase large subunit: MSFSEKQKQILTFPYSEYSALICDGAVRAGKTCVMSLSFVLWAMGSFNGQNFGICGKTVVSAERNIIRPLMGIRYLQQQFKIHFANHVLTVSRGNKSNHFYIFGGKDESSYQLIQGITLAGVLLDEVALMPESFVNQALARCSVDGSKYWFNCNPEGPQHWFYQDWVLHPEKHNALHLHFLLDDNPSLSEEKKQEYYSSYTGVFYDRYILGLWVVAEGRVYPMFTDSPDSFIRHGSLAGMDGQWFVSIDYGTLNPCSMGLWCVQDHKATRVKEWYHDGRKEGQWTDEEYYEALEKLAAGYYIRKVIVDPSAASFLECIRRHRKFSVWAADNDVLDGIRVTSSLLHAGMLQFHESCKDIIREFGLYRWDEKQNSDTVIKENDHAMDDMRYFCYTVLAREFRWADWKAR; this comes from the coding sequence ATGAGTTTTTCTGAAAAGCAAAAGCAAATTCTCACTTTCCCTTACTCTGAATATTCTGCGCTTATTTGTGATGGCGCCGTTCGTGCCGGCAAGACCTGCGTGATGTCTTTATCATTTGTCCTTTGGGCAATGGGCAGCTTTAACGGACAGAATTTTGGAATCTGCGGCAAAACCGTCGTTTCGGCAGAACGCAACATTATCCGCCCACTAATGGGAATTCGCTATCTACAGCAGCAATTCAAAATTCACTTTGCGAATCATGTGCTTACTGTTTCCCGTGGAAATAAAAGCAATCATTTTTATATTTTCGGAGGAAAAGACGAATCCAGCTATCAGCTGATTCAAGGCATCACATTAGCCGGAGTGCTGCTGGATGAAGTGGCCTTAATGCCTGAATCATTTGTGAATCAGGCGCTTGCCCGCTGCAGTGTGGACGGTTCAAAATACTGGTTCAACTGTAACCCGGAAGGGCCACAGCACTGGTTCTATCAAGACTGGGTGCTGCATCCCGAAAAACATAACGCCCTGCACCTGCATTTCCTGCTGGACGATAATCCCTCATTGAGCGAAGAAAAAAAGCAGGAGTATTACAGCAGTTATACCGGCGTCTTTTATGATCGCTATATTCTCGGCCTGTGGGTTGTTGCCGAAGGTAGAGTTTATCCTATGTTCACTGATAGTCCAGACTCTTTTATTCGGCACGGATCACTCGCCGGTATGGATGGGCAATGGTTTGTCAGTATCGATTATGGTACTCTCAATCCCTGTAGTATGGGACTATGGTGCGTACAGGATCACAAAGCTACCCGAGTAAAAGAATGGTACCATGACGGGCGCAAAGAAGGCCAGTGGACAGATGAGGAATACTACGAAGCTCTCGAAAAACTGGCCGCTGGGTATTACATACGAAAAGTTATTGTTGATCCTTCGGCCGCATCATTTCTTGAATGCATCCGGAGACATCGAAAGTTCAGTGTTTGGGCTGCAGATAATGACGTTCTTGACGGTATCAGAGTAACTTCTTCCCTGCTCCACGCAGGCATGCTGCAGTTTCACGAATCCTGTAAAGATATTATCCGGGAATTTGGACTATACCGATGGGATGAAAAGCAAAACTCAGATACAGTTATCAAAGAAAACGATCACGCCATGGATGATATGCGGTACTTCTGCTATACCGTTTTAGCACGTGAGTTCCGTTGGGCTGACTGGAAAGCGAGGTGA